One window of the Armatimonadota bacterium genome contains the following:
- the uvrB gene encoding excinuclease ABC subunit UvrB, with amino-acid sequence MGEFKLVCEYEPKGDQPKAIRQLTEGLNAGYRFQTLLGVTGSGKTFTMANVIQQVQRPTLVIAHNKTLAAQLCSEFREFFPHNAVEYFVSYYDYYQPEAYIPETDTYIEKDSSINDEIDRLRHSATQAVLERRDVIVVASVSCIYGLGSPSEYKRTILALKEGETYDREEVLRKLIEMQFSRNDIAPQRATFRVRGDILEIQPADEEVVIRVEFFGDTIERISILDPLTGELLSREERITVYPATHFVTPADVLERALAEIEAELQERIKYFKRQGKLLEAQRIEQRTRYDMEMMREVGYCSGIENYSRILDGRKPGEPPACLLDYFPDDYLIFIDESHQTIPQLHGMYEGDRSRKETLVEFGFRLPSSLDNRPLRFEEFIDRVNQVIFVSATPGPYEREHSEQIVEQIIRPTGLVDPEVEIRPTQGQIDDLVHEIKERASKGQRVLVTTLTKKMAEDLTDYLLDLDIKVHYLHSEIHTLDRNEILRDLRLGVYDVVVGINLLREGLDLPEVSLVAILDADKEGFLRSETSLIQTIGRAARNIHGKVIMYADDVTGSMHRAVEETERRRKLQIEYNEKHGITPASVVKAVRDVIEAKKVAEQKAYYKIKPHISDNASIDEIMLVLADLEKEMRRAAKALDFEHAAEVRDEIIRLKKLLPLK; translated from the coding sequence ATGGGCGAATTTAAATTAGTATGCGAATATGAACCAAAGGGCGATCAACCTAAGGCAATCCGCCAGTTGACAGAAGGGTTGAACGCAGGATATCGCTTCCAGACGCTTCTAGGCGTCACGGGGTCTGGAAAGACGTTTACGATGGCGAACGTTATTCAGCAAGTGCAGAGACCCACGCTGGTGATTGCCCATAATAAAACACTTGCTGCTCAGCTCTGCAGTGAGTTTCGGGAGTTCTTTCCTCATAACGCTGTCGAATACTTTGTCAGCTATTATGATTACTATCAACCCGAAGCTTATATTCCAGAAACAGATACGTATATTGAAAAAGATTCTTCTATCAATGACGAAATTGACCGGTTGCGCCACTCTGCGACGCAGGCCGTTCTTGAGCGTCGAGATGTCATAGTCGTGGCAAGTGTTTCCTGCATATACGGGCTGGGTTCACCCTCTGAGTATAAGCGGACAATATTGGCTTTAAAAGAGGGCGAAACATACGACCGCGAGGAAGTGCTGCGAAAGCTTATAGAAATGCAGTTCTCCCGAAATGATATCGCGCCACAAAGAGCGACGTTTAGAGTAAGGGGTGACATCCTCGAGATTCAACCTGCGGACGAGGAAGTGGTGATAAGGGTTGAATTTTTCGGCGACACCATCGAGAGAATTTCCATTCTCGACCCACTTACTGGTGAGTTATTAAGCAGGGAGGAACGGATTACTGTATATCCGGCAACGCATTTTGTCACGCCTGCTGATGTGCTAGAGCGTGCTCTTGCCGAGATTGAGGCTGAGCTCCAGGAGCGCATTAAATATTTCAAAAGGCAGGGAAAGTTGCTCGAAGCACAGCGAATTGAGCAGCGCACTAGGTACGACATGGAGATGATGCGGGAAGTAGGCTATTGTTCCGGAATCGAGAACTATTCTCGTATCCTAGATGGCAGAAAACCTGGAGAGCCGCCCGCATGTTTGCTTGACTATTTCCCTGATGATTATCTTATCTTCATTGATGAGTCCCATCAGACTATTCCACAACTTCATGGTATGTATGAGGGCGACCGCTCGCGAAAGGAAACGCTCGTCGAATTTGGATTCCGACTCCCATCCTCGTTGGACAACCGGCCGCTTCGTTTTGAAGAATTCATTGATCGTGTCAATCAAGTCATCTTTGTCTCGGCAACTCCTGGGCCTTATGAGAGGGAGCATAGCGAGCAAATTGTGGAGCAAATAATTCGGCCAACTGGCTTGGTTGACCCTGAAGTTGAAATACGTCCGACACAAGGGCAAATTGATGACCTAGTGCATGAGATTAAGGAGCGCGCATCCAAGGGGCAACGTGTTCTTGTAACTACCTTAACCAAGAAAATGGCGGAGGATTTGACTGATTACCTGCTGGATTTGGATATTAAGGTTCACTATCTCCACTCGGAGATTCATACACTCGACCGCAACGAGATATTGCGTGATCTTCGCCTTGGCGTCTACGATGTGGTGGTTGGAATCAATCTTCTTCGCGAGGGTCTTGACCTTCCAGAAGTGAGTTTAGTTGCAATTTTGGACGCAGACAAAGAGGGATTTCTTCGGTCTGAAACTTCGCTGATTCAAACAATCGGCCGTGCGGCGAGAAATATCCATGGAAAAGTAATTATGTACGCCGACGACGTAACTGGTTCGATGCATCGCGCAGTCGAGGAGACAGAACGCCGCCGAAAGCTTCAAATTGAGTATAACGAAAAGCATGGGATTACTCCCGCTTCGGTAGTTAAAGCAGTGCGTGACGTAATAGAGGCTAAGAAGGTAGCGGAACAAAAGGCTTATTACAAAATAAAACCACACATCTCTGACAATGCCTCAATTGATGAGATAATGCTAGTCCTTGCGGATTTGGAAAAAGAAATGCGTCGGGCAGCAAAAGCCCTTGATTTTGAACATGCCGCTGAGGTGCGCGACGAGATTATCCGCCTAAAAAAGCTGCTGCCTCTAAAATAG
- a CDS encoding FGGY family carbohydrate kinase, translating to MYVLGLDVGTQGARALVLDAGGEVLAQASQSFATSAHLELLPPGWSEQHPHEWWNAAVACLRKVTDELKLCGRDPRGIKAIAVDSTSGTILPLDRKGEPLRPAIMYNDARSVTEAEECNSAGKVLVEKLGYKFSSAFALPKILWIKKNQPEIFEQTSVFAHAVDFLVSKLTGNFHMSDTSNALKTGYDLIDRRWPAFIEESLCIPIEKLPQIVTPGLVIGQVTEKAARETGIPSGIPVVAGVTDGTAGFLASGAVKVGDWDTTIGTTMVLKGVSKELVKDPLGRIYCHVHPEGYWLPGGASNVGAECLEKLFSGKNLDELDAYVPQYAPTALVVYPLVRKGERFPFVNPDAEGFILGQPRDSRDLYAAYLEGVGFVERWCLEVFDELGAEIGETIYTTGGGAKSVEWMQVRANILNRRIVRPKLTECAVGAAVIAASKTLFESLELAVSAMVKVGEAVEPEPKKVELYDVNYRVFREACASRGYS from the coding sequence ATGTACGTTCTTGGCTTGGACGTGGGGACTCAGGGCGCAAGAGCTTTAGTGTTGGATGCTGGAGGCGAGGTGCTGGCGCAGGCATCCCAATCATTTGCTACGTCTGCACACCTTGAGTTGCTTCCGCCTGGTTGGTCAGAACAGCATCCTCATGAGTGGTGGAATGCTGCGGTTGCATGTCTCCGAAAGGTGACCGATGAATTAAAACTATGTGGTCGCGATCCTCGAGGAATTAAAGCTATCGCAGTTGACTCGACCTCGGGCACGATTCTCCCACTTGACCGCAAGGGTGAGCCGCTTCGACCCGCAATTATGTATAACGACGCTCGGTCTGTTACAGAAGCGGAAGAGTGTAATTCTGCTGGTAAGGTCCTAGTTGAAAAGCTGGGATATAAGTTTTCATCAGCCTTTGCTCTTCCAAAGATTTTGTGGATAAAAAAGAACCAGCCCGAAATATTCGAGCAGACATCGGTATTTGCCCACGCAGTTGATTTCCTTGTTAGCAAACTTACGGGCAATTTCCATATGTCCGATACCTCCAACGCGCTTAAGACGGGCTATGACCTTATTGATCGTCGCTGGCCTGCTTTTATTGAGGAATCTCTTTGCATCCCCATTGAGAAACTCCCCCAAATTGTAACCCCTGGTTTGGTCATAGGCCAAGTTACGGAGAAAGCTGCACGCGAAACTGGCATTCCAAGCGGAATTCCAGTGGTTGCAGGGGTAACAGATGGCACGGCCGGGTTCCTAGCATCTGGTGCGGTCAAAGTTGGTGATTGGGATACGACCATAGGCACCACGATGGTTCTTAAAGGGGTTTCAAAAGAACTAGTAAAAGACCCTCTCGGACGAATTTACTGCCATGTCCATCCAGAGGGGTATTGGCTGCCCGGTGGAGCAAGCAATGTTGGCGCGGAATGCTTGGAAAAACTTTTTAGCGGCAAAAATCTTGATGAATTAGATGCTTACGTGCCTCAATATGCACCAACCGCCTTAGTAGTTTACCCGTTAGTTCGCAAAGGGGAGCGCTTCCCGTTTGTAAATCCCGACGCGGAGGGATTTATCTTAGGACAGCCTAGGGATAGCCGCGACCTTTACGCAGCGTATCTCGAAGGGGTTGGCTTTGTCGAGCGCTGGTGCCTGGAGGTATTTGATGAACTCGGCGCAGAGATTGGCGAGACTATTTACACGACAGGCGGCGGAGCAAAAAGTGTTGAATGGATGCAGGTTCGTGCTAACATTCTAAACCGCCGAATCGTTCGTCCAAAGCTCACCGAGTGTGCTGTCGGTGCCGCAGTAATTGCTGCCTCCAAAACTTTATTCGAAAGCCTTGAGTTGGCAGTGAGCGCCATGGTTAAGGTGGGTGAGGCAGTGGAGCCTGAGCCAAAGAAAGTCGAACTATACGACGTCAATTACCGCGTTTTTCGTGAAGCGTGCGCCAGCCGAGGTTATTCATAG
- a CDS encoding C40 family peptidase — translation MRSARKATVVTTGIICMILTFLNYVFAEPIGQKTKSSSSNQAVENPQTNEEQKLQVPIEGRDLTAQELHIILDPIFSSSSDKKDHPNANKESSAKRNDNKDANFVSRVIAGTRNLISRAFSYVGGRYKWGGTSRDGIDCSGLTRMLYLKEGIDLPHNAKMQFKLGKPVKKEDLLPGDLVFFNTRGPLTHVGIWIGNGQFIHAAGRKRGVRVDYLSNPYYSKRFAGARRYKDFSKVADSRE, via the coding sequence TTGAGAAGCGCCAGAAAGGCAACAGTAGTAACTACTGGAATTATCTGCATGATTCTTACTTTTTTAAATTATGTTTTTGCAGAGCCCATAGGTCAAAAAACAAAGTCCTCTAGTTCGAATCAAGCCGTAGAGAATCCTCAAACAAATGAAGAACAAAAGCTTCAAGTGCCTATCGAGGGGCGAGATCTTACCGCACAAGAACTCCACATTATCCTTGATCCAATATTTAGCAGTTCATCCGATAAAAAAGACCACCCAAATGCGAATAAGGAATCATCAGCAAAACGTAATGACAATAAAGATGCGAACTTTGTATCTCGAGTCATAGCTGGGACGAGAAACCTAATAAGCAGAGCATTCTCCTACGTTGGAGGACGCTATAAATGGGGTGGCACTTCAAGGGATGGTATTGATTGCTCGGGTCTGACGCGAATGCTATACCTAAAAGAGGGTATTGATCTACCTCATAATGCAAAAATGCAGTTTAAGCTTGGCAAGCCTGTAAAAAAAGAAGATTTGCTGCCTGGCGACCTTGTCTTTTTTAATACACGTGGACCCCTAACCCATGTCGGCATTTGGATTGGCAATGGACAGTTCATCCATGCGGCTGGCCGAAAACGAGGCGTTAGGGTTGACTATCTGAGTAACCCTTATTACTCGAAAAGATTTGCCGGCGCACGGCGGTATAAAGATTTTAGCAAGGTTGCCGATTCTCGAGAATAG
- a CDS encoding radical SAM protein, with the protein MGKYRRIARQRLARLITLLLVKILPRLEAIGRLEKGLALLTSIAQYIPYEEWQREQLRQLNEAFRKNHPAIRLARRVVSEVHPKFLMSLFNALWIPWWIKGETRAEFAKREGFEPPCLAVISPLKECNLQCVGCYASAVTKGENERLDFDTIDKLVTELKSFGTTFIVFTGGEPMHPAIWPTIKAICAKHKDQAFMMYTNGTLINDEKVADFIELGNLSPAISLEGWEEETDARRGKGVYAKVMAAMDKLREAGVLFGFSLTYTSKNFEVATNPRFIDHLMKKGCLYGWYFMYVPVGKNPDTSLVVTPWQRDRIRQFTWDMLREKGLFIADFWNSGPISKGCIAGGRYLHINNRGDIEPCVFFKFTTHNIRNTSLLEALRSPLFSEIRKGLKHQRNPLTPCRFMDHPDEAERVVKVTGARPSEEGGDALLGPEIKPFLDRFAKEYREEYADPVWTQTADYAWFAHVYKAPDWIPPATSRVTRLPAESKDRTEEPAIRR; encoded by the coding sequence TTGGGCAAATACCGTCGCATTGCTAGGCAGAGATTAGCTCGGCTAATCACACTCCTGCTAGTTAAGATTCTTCCCCGACTCGAAGCCATAGGCCGGCTTGAGAAAGGTCTAGCGCTCCTTACCTCAATTGCTCAGTACATTCCATATGAAGAGTGGCAGCGGGAGCAGCTTAGACAGCTAAATGAGGCTTTTAGGAAAAACCATCCGGCGATTCGCCTTGCGCGCCGTGTAGTTTCCGAAGTTCATCCAAAATTCCTAATGTCTTTATTCAACGCTTTGTGGATTCCTTGGTGGATAAAGGGAGAAACAAGGGCTGAGTTCGCAAAGAGAGAGGGTTTCGAGCCGCCGTGCTTGGCGGTTATCTCTCCACTTAAGGAATGTAACCTGCAATGTGTCGGATGTTATGCGAGCGCAGTCACTAAGGGAGAAAATGAGCGGCTCGATTTCGATACAATAGATAAATTGGTTACCGAGCTGAAGTCTTTTGGCACAACATTTATTGTATTTACCGGCGGGGAGCCAATGCACCCTGCAATTTGGCCAACCATAAAGGCAATTTGCGCAAAACACAAGGACCAGGCGTTCATGATGTACACAAACGGAACGCTAATCAACGATGAGAAGGTCGCCGATTTTATAGAACTCGGTAACCTTTCGCCTGCTATCAGCCTTGAAGGTTGGGAAGAAGAAACCGACGCAAGGCGGGGTAAAGGAGTCTATGCCAAAGTTATGGCAGCAATGGATAAGCTACGTGAGGCGGGCGTGCTTTTTGGTTTCTCGCTCACGTATACCAGCAAGAATTTTGAAGTTGCAACCAACCCAAGGTTCATTGACCATCTTATGAAAAAGGGATGCTTGTACGGCTGGTATTTTATGTACGTTCCAGTGGGTAAGAATCCGGATACCTCGCTTGTAGTAACCCCGTGGCAAAGAGACCGCATCCGTCAGTTTACTTGGGATATGCTTCGCGAGAAGGGACTCTTCATTGCTGATTTCTGGAATTCTGGTCCGATTTCGAAAGGCTGCATTGCTGGCGGTCGGTACCTGCACATAAACAACCGCGGCGACATTGAGCCTTGCGTCTTCTTTAAGTTTACAACCCATAATATTCGCAATACAAGCCTTCTCGAAGCACTTCGCTCTCCTCTCTTCTCCGAAATTCGCAAAGGTCTGAAGCATCAGCGAAACCCACTCACACCTTGCCGATTCATGGACCACCCTGACGAAGCTGAGAGAGTTGTTAAAGTCACGGGGGCGCGTCCAAGTGAAGAGGGTGGTGATGCCCTGCTGGGTCCGGAGATTAAGCCGTTCTTGGATCGATTTGCAAAGGAATATCGCGAAGAATATGCAGACCCAGTTTGGACGCAAACTGCCGATTATGCATGGTTTGCACATGTTTACAAGGCTCCTGATTGGATTCCGCCGGCTACTAGCAGGGTTACAAGGCTTCCAGCTGAGTCCAAGGATCGTACAGAGGAACCAGCTATTCGCCGTTAA
- a CDS encoding sugar phosphate isomerase/epimerase, with product MRIGFICDLSEQDFKFAAENEFKCVEYNGNVDVEFTKKASELKGYVKKYGVEFNMIGLFGRNYIADDPTERAKHLADAKTCIDFCSEIGSPLFVTGGGHEENRSLQENCKRAIDFLGELIEYGKSKGVRVALYNCHWGNFAVAPDSWEIIMPALPDLGIKYDPSHAIGDNRDYLAELRDWGNRVYHVHAKGSLIIGGKRFPDPNPGMDQTNWGAIFAILYYHNYQGDVNIEQHSGRWLTDLKYPGLLFSKRYLEQFVL from the coding sequence ATGCGTATAGGGTTTATTTGTGATTTAAGCGAGCAGGATTTTAAATTTGCAGCCGAAAACGAATTCAAATGCGTCGAATACAATGGCAATGTAGATGTTGAATTTACAAAAAAGGCAAGCGAGTTGAAGGGCTATGTGAAGAAGTATGGAGTAGAGTTTAACATGATTGGACTGTTCGGTCGGAATTATATCGCTGATGATCCGACTGAGCGCGCTAAACATCTTGCAGACGCCAAGACCTGCATTGACTTTTGTTCTGAAATTGGTTCGCCTCTTTTTGTGACTGGCGGGGGACATGAAGAAAATCGCTCGCTTCAGGAGAATTGCAAGCGTGCCATTGACTTTCTGGGCGAGTTGATTGAGTATGGCAAAAGCAAGGGCGTTAGGGTAGCACTTTACAATTGCCATTGGGGCAATTTCGCAGTCGCGCCTGACTCATGGGAAATCATTATGCCGGCGCTGCCCGACCTAGGGATTAAATATGATCCATCGCATGCAATTGGCGACAATCGTGACTATTTGGCGGAGCTGCGAGATTGGGGCAACAGGGTATACCATGTTCATGCGAAGGGCTCACTAATTATAGGCGGAAAGCGTTTCCCTGACCCCAATCCAGGTATGGACCAGACAAATTGGGGCGCAATTTTTGCAATTCTCTATTACCACAATTATCAAGGCGATGTGAATATCGAGCAACATTCAGGCAGGTGGCTGACTGACCTCAAATATCCTGGTTTGCTATTCTCCAAGCGCTATTTGGAACAGTTTGTGCTCTAA